The Trichomycterus rosablanca isolate fTriRos1 chromosome 17, fTriRos1.hap1, whole genome shotgun sequence DNA segment TTCAGTTCATGCCAAAGATGTTTAGTTGTGTTGAGGTCAGTGGTGTCCAGGTCACTGGCATCTCTCCAAACCAAACTTGTCGAACCATGTTTATGGACTTTGATTTGTGCACAGGACACAGATGTGCttgaacagaaaagggcctgcAGGAAACTGCCACAAGGTCTGAAGCACCAAAACTCAAAAATGAGGTGATTTATAAACATGATTCTGGACGTAAAGTGTATTTGGTATCAAACACCTAATGTAATGACATAAGCTGCTCTTCTGAAAGTATTTGTACAATTTTGAGCAAAAACTTAAAtttttttcattaataaaatGCATATGAAACAGTGATCTTCTATTAAGTCTTTAACAagcatacatactgtatatttatttaatcaatatTATTAactttcattatttattgtttatattttttatcattCATTGTTTATAAACTATTTacaatcatgtatttattttgtatgttCCTAAATAGTACGAGCATTTATTTCAAGAAAATACCAAGAACAAAACATGTTTAACCATAAAACATTCAACATGCTCAGgtgtaataaaagtaaaatctttaaaaaattacatacatatatacatatgcataTTAAGTTAATAAATTTGACGTTGTTGTTTACCTATTAAAATCTGGCCATACAAACTGCAGCGACATTCTGATGTGTAAATTTTTTAAAGCTGGGCAAATTGCCATGTCCACCTCCACTGTCCTGTCTGCGGTCAAAAAACTGAAGGTTATTACATCTGAGATTCAAAGATCATTTgactcttttttttaaacatttagttacttttgtcagtttaatTTTCTTATCTTAAAGTATCTAATTTCTCAAATTTACTCGCAAGTTTGTGGAGAACAACGTCATTGGCTTGTTTCTTTAAAATTCTATCTATATAACTATACATTACTTGGCCAAAGTCCAAGGCAGAATACATGTTTTAGATCATTCTGTTAAATATAATTTCCccctttttcattttctttattattgcatatttgtcacactgtaTAATTTCAGTTCAGTTAACAAAACCTAATATGCAGAGACAAAGGAAAACGTTTCTGTTTATTGAGGAAGGAGAGGCTGTGCTGAGGTTTCACTAAAAGTACAgttgtgtattatttaaataatagtgGTATGCAACACCATAtatcatacactatatagccaaaagtatttagacacctgactgtaagcttgttggacatcccatttcaaaaacaaatgtgagtctctttaaactgagctgtttccatgtatttgtttgtttgtttgtttattaggattttaacgtcatgttttacactttggttacattcatggcagaaacggtagttactcattacacaaggttcatcaattcacaagtttaacgtcaaacacagtcatggacaattttgcatctccaattcacctcacttgcatgtttttggactgtgggaggaaaccggagctcccagaggaaacccacacagacacggggagaacatgcaaacttcacacagaaaggacccggaccgccccacctggggatcgaacccaggaccttcttgctgtgaggcgacagtgctacccaccgagccactgtgccgcccgttTTCATGTAtttagagcttgctttgtgtgcAGGGGTGCTGGAACATGCTGGAACATTAAATGGTTTTGTTTGAAGCACATGATTGTCCTTGTAAAATTtggtttattacacctgttagcaactgttgtgactgaaacacatgaatgaaATAAATAGAGGGAGTGTCCCAATGTACATATTTCTGAATTCAAATGTACCACATGggagcatatacagtgtatcacaaaagtgagtacacctctcacatttctgcagatatttaagtatatcttttcatgggacaacactgacaaaatgacactttgacacattgaaaagtagtctgtgtgcagcttatataacagtgtaaatttattcttccctcaaaataactcaatatacagccattaatgtctaaaccaccggcaacaaaagtgagtacaccccttagtgaaagttcctgaagtgtcaatattttgtgtggccaccattatttcccagaactgccttaactctcctgggcatggagtttaccagagcttcacaggttgccactggaatgcttttccactcctccatgacgacatcacagagctggcggatattcgagactttgcgctcctccaccttccgcttgaggatgccccaaagatgttctattgggtttaggactggagacatgcttggccattccatcacctttaccctcagcctcttcaataaagcagtggtcgtcttagaggtgtgtttggggtcattatcatgctggaacactgccctgcgacccagtttccggagggaggggatcatgctctgcttcagtatttcacagtacatattggagttcatgtgtccctcaatgaaatgtaactccccaacacctgctgcactcatgcagcccaagaccatggcattcccaccaccatgcttgactgtaggcatgacacacttatctttgtactcctcacctgattgccgccacacatgcttgagaccatctgaaccaaacaaattaatcttggtctcatcagaccataggacatggttccagtaatccatgtcctttgttgacatgtcttcagcaaactgtttgcgggctttcttgtgtagagacttcagaagaggcttccttctggggtgacagccatgcagaccaatttgatgtagtgtgcggcgtatggtctgagcactgacaggctgagcccccaccttttcaatctctgcagcaatgctgacagcactcctgcgcctatctttcaaagacagcagttggatgtgacgctgagcacgtgcactcagcttctttggacgaccaacgcgaggtctgttctgagtggaccctgctcttttaaaacgctggatgatcttggccactgtgctgcagctcagtttcagggtgttggcaatcttcttgtagccttagccatcttcatgtagcgcaacaactcgtcttttaagatcctcagagagttctttgccatgaggtgccatgttggaactttcagtgaccagtatgagagagtgtgagagctgtactactaaattgaacacacctgctccctatgcacacctgagacctagtaacactaacaaatcacatgacattttggagggaaaatgacaagcagtgctcaatttggacatttaggggtgtagtctcttaggggtgtactcacttttgttgccggtggtttagacattaatggctgtatattgagttattttgagggaagaataaatttacactgttatataagctgcacacagactacttttcattgtgtcaaagtgtcattttgtcagtgttgtcccatgaaaagatatacttaaatatctgcagaaatgtgaggggtgtactcacttttgtgatacactgtattaatGAAATCTAATCAAACATAAAATACATCTTATCTAAGctgtgtaataaaaaaataaagaccaTCCCAAGTGACCTTTTATTTTGCATGACTATATAGTGCTATCTCAAATAAATTGCACCACAACATATTTAGATGAGATGCACAACTGAAATGAAAATTCACAAAGGCctttcagatttattttattaatgcagcACATAAAACAATAAGTGATGTATACTGTGGTGTACTTCTTATATGACACACTTTATTTTCTTAAACTGAAGTCAGCATATGTCTACAATGTGCTATTGGCTAAATCCGAGCAAACAGGTATTATGATGACATGAGGCTGTCTTATCTTTCAGCATTGGAAAAAAAAGCTCTAGAGTTTTAGCCTCAGTAGCTTTGTGGGGGATTGTTTTTTAACCTTTCTCCCACCATGGCACTAAAGTTAATGATTTATGTTTTCAGAGAATACAAATACATGAGAAGAGAAAGACAACAATTTGCTTAAATATGACAAAATAAGTGTACAAGGATAAAAGTCTTTGTTTTGTGGACCTTGATTTGTGCACAGTTATTCTGAAACAGGAAAGAACCTCTCCCACACTGATGTCCCAAccttggaagcatataatttattttatgaaatTACTTTTATAGACCTGTTAGCAATAAGTCTGGCAAAAATATGTAGATTTAATGATTAGAAAGGGTGTtcagatacttttggctatatagtgtatgttcaaGTCAAAGCATATAATGGTACATATACACAGTATTTTGTAAACAGACCAGAACCAGGGTATTGTGATCCAGAAGttcacacacgcacgcacacacacacacacacacacacacagagactaaagcctatttcttttttttaattaatttggcAGCAGAAAGCTGTTTACTCTGGCTCTATTGAACTATAAAAGCTGGCGACTGGGAGCGAGTCCAGTCAGTCTCATGGTTGTGGATCAATTCTGAACACATGTACCATGAAAGGATTGTTAATTCTTGTAGCTCTTTGCCCGGTGCTGTTTGCAGACCCCCCAGTTTCACCCCCTGGCAGCTACCAGTGTCAAGAGGATCAGGACCAGAAGGCCATTGATGAAGCTGTACATTTTATAAATGAACGACACCACCATGGATACAAGTTCAAGCTTGCTCATGTAGATGGACGCTCAGTGGAAAAAGCGGTAAGCTTGGCTAAATTTTGAGTAAACCACACAAATATCTACATCCTTTTGGTTTGTGTGACTgagtattttaatgtttaatatgtttgGATTGCCTCTAACTACTTGCAGGAGCAtccatgtgtgtttgtgcttggACTGACTTTAGATGAGACCACCTGCCATGTTTTGAACACTAAACCTTTTAACGAATGTGAGGCTAGACAACACCAGGAGGTGGTAAGCTGaagttgttttatatttatgtttaatatgtttgAATTTAAGCTTTAGAAcagaatacataaatacatcctTTTTGCTCATTTGTTCTTTGAAGAACATAACAGCAAAATGCAATGTGACTATCTGCGGAGGTGGAGATGAACCAGGTATCAAGCGTTTCAGCTGTGACACTGAGCCAGGTATGTGCAACATCtgtgttataaatatacaattacTAAAGCATCAATAACAGCATATTTGACAATTCTAGCCTAATTGTTTTTGTTCTTCCTTTAGAACCAAATGAAAAGATAGCAGTTTTTTGTCCAGACTGCCCCTCTCTACTTCCCTTAAATGATTCAAGGGGCCTGGAGAGTGTACACGCTGCCGTCGAGAAGTACAACAATGACACCAGCCATGCATCTTACTTTAGACTGTTGGAAGTTGGCAGAATAAGCACTCAGGtactgaaaatgtgttttatagggAGTATAATTAAAGTCACAAgtttatatacacatttatattaacTTAATGCTTTCaaaaactgttctttttctgtaactgagtaaatggatttatttttatggttatattttaattattatcattaataacaaatataaggatttttattagtttaatatataacaaatatatgTTGGATTAAAATAAGCATATGACAAATGATTAATTttgtggtgtagaaagttctgtAATGCGTTTTAACCTGAAACTGTGGAATAGCCttataattatttgttaaaGAGTACAACTACAACTGGTCATTTATCAGTGCCCATTTTAATAAGTCTTTTTAAAATGGAAGATTGGTCTTTTTTCAAGGGTGGGTATACAGTAAAACCAAACTGTCACACTGGACCCAGAAGTAAATTTGTGCCAATGGCcatatgtaattaaaaaaacacctaAAAACAGGTCTGCTATAAATAACACTGCTGGAACATGCCATTAAATACGTGTCTGTGTCCGAGTGGCAGAAGCAGTGGCCTAAAATAAGTTATGTAGGGCCCTCCCATACATTAACTCTGCATTAACTTTAAAAAAGACCCCAGCAGGTATAAAGAAGCAATTAGCCGTGTCAGAGGTGGCGAGTGACACCCTTGGCCCCCGAATGAGCTCCTGTTGGCCACGACTGAATTAGGGTGCAATAGGGGGAAAAGAAACATCAAATGAATTATGTAGATATTACAGGAATGTTCAGTTCCTTACAATACTACCTTCTGTAAGATCATTCTGGTTTATATACCTGACTGGGCACaatttttacaccagatgtccttcctgacacaaccctccttaatttatctgggcttgagaccggtactgagagcgcactgaatAGTACACCTCCCCCCCCCCATGAcaagacataaccaatcatgtccagacatccaacaagctaatagcaccgctgagatttgaactatAATATACAAGTGATTTTTGCATACAGATGAtcaatttattacattatatgtTGCATGTCTTTTCAGTATAACCCAATGTTTGGAATGTCCTACTTTGCTGAGTTTGCCATAGTAGAGACCGAGTGCTCTGACAAGCCGACAGAAGAGGAGAAGCCAGCATGCAAGCCAAAGTGTCCTCATGAAGTTGTAAGAATATTAacgtcaaactcattttcactttgtGTTAAAGTGCCACTAAACAGAAAATGTTGATTTAAAATAGTCAAACTACTCATAACAGCACAGAAAAAATCATCCTCATCAAAGACTCATTGTCGACCCTGGTTAATTTTAAGCAGTTTTAACTAACTTTAAAATCTGACAGGTTTGGGTTAAGTACAACTAAATACATAAAAGGATTTACTGTAAATTGAGACTATGACACGACTCATTTTTACCCATGGGGACCCATAACCTGTTATAGGTTGGCAAAAGAACATGATGATCTTTCCAAATGACCTGCTCATAAATATTCCTAGATCCCATGAACATGAAACAATGTCTTTAGACCAAAGAACATGCTAATTCAGTCAATAGTTTACATAAATTATAAATGTTTTGTACTAATATTGTATATAATGTATTGTACTAATGTCTTTTTATTTACTCATAAGAATTTTGGCTTCTGCAAGTCCACCCAACTTGGAAATGATAAGTTGTTCATAGACTGCACGATTTATGAAGTAAGTAGTCTTAACATTTAAGTAAATAAGATTCAATCTACGATGAATTCAGAAATTATTCAGACCTTGTgacttttgcacactttattgtgttgtagaTTTGAATTcaaatttataatatttataatctaCACTAATCACCAATaaagacaaagtgaaaacatgatgAAAAACTGAAACCTCTTATTCAAACCCTTTGCTGTGACActccaaattgtggtcaggtgcatcctgaTTGCTCTAATTAtccttgagatgtgtctagaactcagTAGTTGTTTGAACTCAACAGATCGgggcaaggatataaaacaatatctaaggttTTGAGTATTGTCAGGACTACAGCGGCCTTAATCATTTTCAAATgcaagaagcttggcacaaccttgcaCTCTCCTTAATAGTCAGTTGGGCAAAAtagggccttggtcagggaggttAAAAAAGAACCTAATGGTCGCTCTAAAAGAGCTAAAAAACTACTATGCAGAGATTAGAGAacagacaaccatctctgcagcacttcaTAACTCAGGCCTTTATTGCAGAGTGGTAAGAACTGTCACTGTTAAACAACAGATGTATGACAGTTTTCTAAATGGTGTGTAAAGGACTTTGGCAACATAAGGAAAGATTCTCTAAGATGAAAATCAGAACAGCAAACACTACACCTAGTGAAAAGCAGGTAATACCATCCTTAtaatgaaacatggtggtggcagcatcagcagcagggacagggacaCTGACTCCAGGCATGGAACAACACTGGAGTAGTTTCGGGAAAGTCTCTGAGTGTCCTTGAAATGGCCCAGATATAAACCCCATTGAGGATCTatggagagacctgaagatgacAGTTCACATATGCTTGTCATCCAGTGTGATGAAGCTTAAAAGGATCTGACTTAATGAATGGGAGAAACAGCCCAAATCCAAAGCTTGCGCAAAGCTTGTAGAACACTAATTACTATGAAAACTGCTTCTACAAAGTACTGAATAAAGGGTTTAAATacctttttaaacatatttcagTTTtggattttaattaataaaaaaaaaagtgtagatGGATAAAAATGTCAATTATATtgattcaaaatcaaatccacaacacaataaattgTGCAGAAATTTAACAAGTCTGAATACTTCCTAATTTCTGTTTGCATACTTAATACTTCATTCTTTATGTTCCCTTACAGAACTCAACACGTCACCCACACCCTCCGTTCCACCATGGAAAACACTGTGGCCATCATAAAGAACGACCACATCCACCAGGTCATCATGATCACGAGGAAGATGAAACTAAGAAAGGATCTTCAGGTGCCCCTGAGCATGAACCACCAGGACATGATAAGCATTTTCACTCAGGCTGTTTTATTCGTTCATCTCACCCACACCATAGAGGTCCTCCTCATCATGGTCATCACCGTGATCATGGACGTCCTCATCATCATGGTCACGGTCGGGATAAAGGCCACCATGATCATCACGATGGCCATCACCGTGGTCATCACCATGAACATCAACATGATCATAAGAAACCTCATCAAAGGCCCGGTGGACCACACCCTAGCCACCCCATCCCTCCAGGACACAGAGATCGTCCATTTCCTCCATGCCATGGTGCTGTAAAAAGCCAACCTTCCATCCACCCAATCTGCCCTTTTCCTCCTAAATTCCACATTAGGGGTCATCATGAATAGTTCAAAGGAAACTGATGTGTTTAAATCTGCATTTAAAAAGGttgttcttctttttttaacaataaaccTTCTGATGTCCATCCAGCCTGATTATTAGCTGTATCAATTTGCAGAAATTACTGAACTTACAGTGGTGTCCAGAATTCTGAGTCTCAAGcaagtaaaaatgaaatgtaataaaatatatacacacaggtgatgataaaaaaaataaaaataaatgtgacaTTTTGCAGGCACGGTTGACTACATTACATGAGGTGGGTTTATGCGAACTGATTGTTTAAATGACTATTTGTTCagtcaaaaaataaatgtaatatatataatacacacacacacacacacacacacacacgcacacacacacacctcaagtGGACAGAAGAGGCCACACACCAGCGATGAGGAATCCTGTTTCAGACACTGTCCCTCCcctacaaacacacagccaatcatatgTCCATGCAGGcacccgactggctgatagcagaccTGAGATTCAAATTcaattctaataatttgattattattactgttattattgttagtagtagtacaataataaacacaggttttagtgttttaacatCTGTTAGATGATAAGCAGCTATAGGATTAAAACATTCTGAAAATAAGGGCACTTTAAATAAGATAAGGTAATAATTTAGCCAGCTTATCCAACATACAACATAACTTCACACTAGACTGGGCAGCACGgagactcggtgggtagcactgttgcctcatagcagaaaggtcctgggttcgattcccaggtggaacggtccgggtcctttctgtgtggagtttgcatgttctccttatgTCTGCCAAAgcaatcccttgcccatgtggttatatcagctattgttgagtggcggttcttgatgcagtgccaacacattttttttggaatgggttgcaggcctgaaatgcaggaatggaggtttattaacaaacgaaatgaagttgagcagacaaaacatgaaatgtcttgGGTTTAAACGGTCTGCAatctaataaaagtaaaagtaaatgtaaggaacactgcattttttttgcattctccatactgtccaaactttttttgatttggggttgttaacaaataaataaatcagacttGACTTTTACTAAACACAGGCTATATACACTTCCAGATGATCAGCCTTGGTAAAGACTGATAGAAAATGATTTTAGTAATAGTCTGAGTCTCTCACTTCCTCATCCAGGCAGATTAAAAATTCTGGATAAGAACACCTGattttgtttgttcttttgttctgctacaacattttaaatatgtatttataaactTATAAACTAAAATTATATACTGTAATTGAGGGTTTGCATGTTTGCCTGAGATTTAAGCAAATATTAGAAAAGTGAGTCAGCAATCAAAacccactgtcgcctcacagatcAAT contains these protein-coding regions:
- the ahsg1 gene encoding alpha-2-HS-glycoprotein 1 — encoded protein: MKGLLILVALCPVLFADPPVSPPGSYQCQEDQDQKAIDEAVHFINERHHHGYKFKLAHVDGRSVEKAEHPCVFVLGLTLDETTCHVLNTKPFNECEARQHQEVNITAKCNVTICGGGDEPGIKRFSCDTEPEPNEKIAVFCPDCPSLLPLNDSRGLESVHAAVEKYNNDTSHASYFRLLEVGRISTQYNPMFGMSYFAEFAIVETECSDKPTEEEKPACKPKCPHEVNFGFCKSTQLGNDKLFIDCTIYENSTRHPHPPFHHGKHCGHHKERPHPPGHHDHEEDETKKGSSGAPEHEPPGHDKHFHSGCFIRSSHPHHRGPPHHGHHRDHGRPHHHGHGRDKGHHDHHDGHHRGHHHEHQHDHKKPHQRPGGPHPSHPIPPGHRDRPFPPCHGAVKSQPSIHPICPFPPKFHIRGHHE